A portion of the Citrobacter rodentium NBRC 105723 = DSM 16636 genome contains these proteins:
- a CDS encoding tRNA(Met) cytidine acetyltransferase TmcA yields MSDYAALKSLTGQMAREGIRRLLVLSGESDWCREQAQQLREQLPGDWLWVSPDAPWAPSCAPRTLQTLLGREFRHAVFDAQQGFDAAAFAALSGTLRAGSWLVLLAPPLDQWPLRPDADSLRWSDCPQPIPTPNFVRHFCRVLLADGQTLCWRQPQSLSVTHFPGRPAWQSATGEPLPEQSAILAQLRQMPERIAAVTAARGRGKSALAGQLIAHLSGQAIVTAPTKAATDVLAQFAGEKFRFMAPDALLASEEKADWLVVDEAAAIPAPLLHRLVSRFPRVLLTTTVQGYEGTGRGFLLKFCARFPALLRFELQQPVRWAKGCPLEKTVSEALAFDDDNFATTPQGEVTIAPFTPLSWQTHPELPLAVYRLLSGAHYRTSPLDLRRMMDAPGQHFFHAACAGEVAGALWLVEEGGLSAGLSQAVWAGFRRPRGNLVAQSLAAHGGDPLAATLTGRRISRIAVHPGRQREGIGQRLIARACDAHCDYLSVSFGYTPELWRFWQRCGFTLVRMGNNREASSGCYTAMAMLPLTEAGKRLAENEHQRLRRDAEILSQWSGEALPVTPLKATTLNEEDWRALAGFAFAHRPLLTSLGCLSRLLASSPLALPALRGCVQERQSDAQLCRALQLSGRKALLEQQRAEAAQALSALEPARAQQERDRIMQWQFFH; encoded by the coding sequence ATGTCTGACTACGCTGCGCTAAAGAGCCTCACCGGGCAGATGGCCCGCGAGGGGATTCGCCGCCTGCTGGTGCTGAGCGGCGAAAGCGACTGGTGTCGCGAGCAGGCGCAGCAGCTGCGCGAGCAACTTCCCGGCGACTGGCTGTGGGTTTCTCCTGATGCGCCCTGGGCGCCTTCCTGTGCACCCCGGACGCTGCAAACCCTGCTGGGGCGCGAGTTTCGTCATGCGGTATTTGATGCGCAACAGGGATTTGACGCCGCGGCGTTCGCCGCCCTGAGCGGCACGTTACGCGCCGGGAGCTGGCTGGTCCTGCTGGCTCCGCCGCTGGATCAGTGGCCTTTGCGCCCGGATGCGGACTCGCTGCGCTGGAGTGACTGCCCGCAGCCCATTCCCACCCCCAATTTCGTTCGCCATTTCTGCCGTGTCCTGCTGGCGGACGGTCAGACGCTGTGCTGGCGGCAGCCTCAGTCGTTGAGCGTTACGCATTTTCCCGGGCGCCCTGCGTGGCAGTCGGCAACCGGCGAACCGCTGCCGGAGCAATCCGCTATCCTTGCGCAGCTGCGGCAAATGCCTGAAAGGATTGCCGCCGTTACCGCCGCCCGCGGGCGCGGTAAATCCGCGCTTGCGGGCCAGCTGATAGCCCATCTTTCCGGACAGGCGATCGTCACCGCGCCAACGAAGGCGGCGACAGATGTGCTGGCGCAGTTTGCCGGCGAGAAGTTCCGCTTTATGGCGCCGGACGCGCTGCTGGCCTCAGAGGAGAAGGCCGACTGGCTGGTGGTGGATGAAGCGGCGGCCATACCCGCGCCGTTGCTGCATCGCCTTGTCTCACGCTTTCCCCGCGTATTGCTGACCACCACCGTGCAGGGTTACGAAGGGACCGGGCGCGGTTTTTTGCTGAAATTCTGCGCGCGTTTTCCGGCGCTTCTGCGCTTTGAGCTACAGCAGCCGGTCCGCTGGGCGAAAGGGTGTCCGCTGGAGAAAACGGTCAGCGAGGCGCTGGCGTTCGATGACGATAATTTTGCCACCACGCCGCAGGGCGAAGTCACCATTGCCCCGTTTACGCCGCTAAGCTGGCAGACGCATCCGGAACTGCCGCTGGCGGTTTATCGTCTGCTGTCCGGCGCGCATTATCGTACTTCGCCGCTGGATCTGCGCCGGATGATGGACGCGCCGGGCCAGCATTTTTTCCACGCCGCCTGTGCTGGCGAGGTTGCAGGCGCGCTATGGCTGGTGGAGGAAGGCGGTCTGAGCGCCGGACTCAGCCAGGCCGTCTGGGCTGGCTTCCGGCGTCCGCGAGGCAACCTGGTGGCGCAGTCGCTGGCGGCGCACGGCGGCGATCCGCTGGCCGCCACGCTGACCGGGCGGCGAATCAGCCGTATCGCCGTCCATCCCGGTCGTCAGCGCGAAGGGATTGGCCAGCGGCTTATCGCCCGAGCCTGTGACGCGCACTGCGATTATCTGTCCGTCAGCTTTGGCTATACGCCTGAGCTGTGGCGCTTCTGGCAGCGCTGCGGCTTTACGCTGGTACGGATGGGCAATAACCGCGAGGCGAGCAGCGGCTGCTATACCGCGATGGCGATGCTGCCGCTTACCGAAGCCGGAAAACGGCTGGCGGAGAATGAGCACCAGCGTTTACGCCGTGATGCAGAGATTCTCAGCCAGTGGAGCGGCGAAGCCCTCCCGGTGACGCCGCTGAAAGCGACTACGCTTAATGAGGAGGACTGGCGCGCGTTGGCGGGCTTCGCCTTTGCCCACAGGCCGCTGCTGACCTCGCTCGGTTGCCTGAGCCGCCTGCTGGCCTCCAGTCCGCTGGCGTTACCTGCCCTGCGCGGCTGCGTGCAGGAGCGGCAAAGCGACGCGCAGCTATGTCGCGCATTGCAGCTTTCGGGCCGCAAAGCGCTGCTGGAACAGCAGCGCGCGGAGGCGGCGCAGGCCCTGTCGGCGCTGGAACCTGCGCGCGCGCAGCAGGAGCGCGATCGCATTATGCAATGGCAATTTTTTCACTAA
- a CDS encoding neutral zinc metallopeptidase, with product MRWQGRRESDNVEDRRSRSGGGPSFGGPGFRLPSGKGGLILLIVVLVAGYYGVDLTGLMNGQPVSQQQASRSISPNEDEAAKFTSVILATTEDTWGQQFEKMGRTYQQPKLVMYRGATRTGCGTGQSVMGPFYCPADGTVYIDLSFYDEMKNKLGAGGDFAQGYVIAHEVGHHVQKLLGIEPKVRQLQQNASQTEVNHLSVRMELQADCFAGVWGHSMQQQGVLDVGDLEEALNAAEAIGDDRLQQQSQGRVVPDSFTHGTSEQRYSWFKRGFDSGDPAQCNTFGKGF from the coding sequence ATGCGCTGGCAAGGGCGTCGTGAAAGTGACAATGTGGAAGACAGGCGTAGCCGTTCGGGCGGCGGTCCCTCTTTTGGCGGTCCGGGCTTTCGTCTGCCGAGCGGAAAGGGCGGGCTGATACTGCTTATCGTCGTACTGGTCGCGGGCTACTATGGTGTCGACCTTACCGGTCTGATGAACGGACAACCGGTTTCGCAGCAGCAGGCTTCGCGTTCGATTAGCCCGAACGAAGATGAAGCGGCAAAATTTACCTCAGTCATTCTGGCAACCACAGAAGATACCTGGGGACAGCAGTTTGAAAAAATGGGGCGCACCTATCAACAGCCGAAGCTGGTGATGTATCGCGGGGCGACGCGTACCGGATGCGGAACGGGGCAGTCCGTCATGGGGCCGTTTTATTGCCCTGCGGACGGAACGGTGTATATCGATCTCTCCTTCTACGATGAGATGAAAAACAAGCTCGGCGCAGGCGGCGATTTTGCTCAGGGTTACGTCATTGCCCATGAAGTGGGCCACCATGTGCAGAAGCTGTTGGGGATAGAGCCAAAAGTTCGCCAGCTGCAGCAGAACGCCTCGCAGACGGAAGTTAACCACCTCTCAGTACGGATGGAGCTGCAGGCCGACTGCTTTGCCGGCGTGTGGGGACACAGTATGCAGCAGCAGGGCGTACTGGACGTGGGCGATCTTGAAGAGGCGCTGAACGCCGCCGAGGCCATCGGCGACGATCGCCTCCAGCAGCAAAGCCAGGGACGGGTGGTGCCGGACAGCTTTACCCACGGCACCTCCGAACAGCGCTACAGCTGGTTTAAACGCGGTTTCGACAGCGGCGATCCGGCGCAGTGTAATACCTTCGGCAAAGGTTTTTAA
- the purC gene encoding phosphoribosylaminoimidazolesuccinocarboxamide synthase: MQKQAELYRGKAKTVYSTENPDLLVLEFRNDTSAGDGARIEQFDRKGMVNNKFNHFIMSKLAEAGIPTQMERLLSDTECLVKKLDMVPVECVVRNRAAGSLVKRLGIEEGIELNPPLFDLFLKNDAMHDPMVNDSYCETFGWVSKENLARMKELTYKANDVLKKLFDDAGLILVDFKLEFGLYKGEVVLGDEFSPDGSRLWDKETLDKMDKDRFRQSLGGLIEAYETVARRLGVNLD, translated from the coding sequence ATGCAAAAGCAAGCTGAGTTGTATCGTGGTAAAGCGAAAACCGTATACAGCACGGAAAACCCGGACCTGTTGGTGCTCGAATTCCGCAATGATACGTCAGCAGGAGACGGCGCGCGCATTGAGCAGTTTGATCGCAAAGGCATGGTGAACAACAAGTTCAACCACTTCATCATGAGCAAACTGGCCGAGGCGGGTATTCCGACACAAATGGAACGACTGCTTTCGGATACCGAATGCCTGGTGAAAAAGCTGGATATGGTGCCGGTTGAATGCGTGGTGCGTAACCGTGCGGCGGGCTCGCTGGTCAAACGCCTGGGTATTGAAGAGGGAATCGAACTGAATCCGCCGCTGTTCGATCTGTTCCTGAAAAACGATGCGATGCACGATCCGATGGTCAATGACTCTTACTGCGAGACTTTTGGCTGGGTCAGCAAAGAGAACCTGGCGCGCATGAAAGAGCTGACTTACAAGGCCAACGACGTGCTGAAGAAGCTGTTCGATGACGCGGGGCTCATCCTCGTCGACTTCAAACTGGAGTTTGGTCTGTATAAAGGCGAAGTGGTGCTTGGCGACGAATTCTCCCCGGACGGTAGCCGTCTGTGGGATAAAGAAACCCTCGACAAAATGGACAAAGACCGTTTCCGTCAGAGCCTGGGCGGCCTGATCGAAGCCTATGAGACCGTTGCGCGTCGTCTGGGTGTGAATCTCGACTAA